Genomic window (Drosophila sulfurigaster albostrigata strain 15112-1811.04 chromosome 2R, ASM2355843v2, whole genome shotgun sequence):
tcaattaataatttaatgtattttctattataaaatatttatatttaattacaaattaagtTCTTTCCTTTGAAATTTCTTTGCAGTGTAACAcactgcgtatgcgcaatgagCAACCCTCGTTTGCCTCGCTGGCGACTGGgacaatcagcagcagcagcaacaactgcgcTCCAGCGCTTCCAGACGCCAACCCCTCAGCGCAACGTAAAGAGCATCAAAATCGATATTCTTTTTTCGATTATATCGCAATCTCTCTCAAGCTCTCGTTGTCGCCTGGCCCCAAGGATGCTCTCTTAGGCAATAATTGACTGCGCCACGGCAATTTGGCAGCGGGTCGTGAACCTGCTACCAGCTAACAGCTAACAGCTTACAGTTACCAGCCTAATACGCGCTCACATCCCAAATGGACCTCCgaatagttgttgttcttgttgttgttgttggctcttgatttttatgtatttgccGCTTGGCACAGTTGGCTCGCATCGATGACGCCGCGCTGGCCGGGAAACCCCGTAACCATTTAACGCGTCAGCGCCTCGCTGCCAAAGCCAGCCTCCAAAAGCAGTCGATGTCGTCGTCGGCGAGTCCAGTCTCGAGCATCGAGTCCCAGCCACGTTGGCCCCAAAAGACGCTGtcagttttaaattaatagccccagcacacacacactctaacACACTTGAACACACAGTGACATAGGCCGCATGTGCGAtgctcagctgctgcttctattGCTATACTCGTAGCTGCGGCTGTTCCTCTATTTTTAATGGCATCATTGACTTCTGCTTTGATAGTCGTCCCCTTTGGAGATTATGGCTTAACTTGTGCGTCCATCAAGCAGCTGATAACTGACATCAACTGGGGCGTAAGAAATGTtcttattttcgttttttttgttaaatctttacattttatttgatattcaaatgattttcaatCAACAAGTCCATCTTATGTTACATTTAGTTATTGTTTGcggtatacaaaaaattgcatCTGTGTGACATCAATTCGTCCATCAATCATTCAAttgtgttgcagttgttgttgttgattggcTTGACTTAAAGAgttaaattaacatattttgttgtatacatTGCTTATGATTGATTCTCAACACAAATCCATGTAAACGTATTgcaaatttgtgtgtttgtgttgtgcagattaataattatttttggttaGTTACAAGTCTTAAACGCTTTCTAAAATGGAAATGCCTTGTATAAATGAGTTTGGTTAGTGTTACAtggaaattggaaattggaaattggaaaTCAGAAATGAGAAGAATTTGCAGCTAACAATTGCTTTGTTCGTTTCACTGGGCGAGggctaaattattttgttagaTTTGGCCTAAATGCTACTTTAAtaatcatgatgatgatgataataatgaaatgaaattagtaaatacaaatacgtaaatcaaatataaaggAATACTATTTTTGCTTGGCCGCCTTTAACATTATGGCTATAAGtgtataaaaaaagtatttttgtggggAGATTCCGTTTTGGCATTTATAGATGCACCTTTAGAGATTCCATGCGCGTCACAATGCGACGACGTAGCTCCGAATATCTGCAAATAAAACGTAAAGTTAGTGACTGTGAATAGTCATTAAGTTTAAACTTACCTCTCCTTAATTTTAACTACTTCACGCGCCAATTCCTGGTCATAACCAGCGAGTATGGCGCGGCACTCAGGCAGCGACAGATTCAAAAATTGAGCAACTTCATTACTAAGCAGAGACAAAAGTAATTAgatgattatgattataaagtttatatcATTTAGTTACCTGATTTCATCAGTTTTGCGTGCATCCACCAAAAATAAACGCGCCACATCCTCGTGAGGTCCCAATGTGATGCGCGTTATCAACGGATATTCATTATCCTTCAGACGCTTTTGCTCTCCATTGTCGCGCACTATGAACAGCGAAAAGTTCTCCGCTGCGCTATCCACCTTGTACTTCTCCAGCACCAGATTAATAACCTCTTGAGTGGTCACCAGCGACGTAACCCAAACGGACATCTGCGAGCCGTAAGGCGGCGTGAAAAAGGAAGTTTCTCGATTGTAGAAATGTCCATTGATAGAACAGCGACGCTTCAGCTTCGTGCGAGATCTACAAACATCAATATTCATTATCACAATTGACAAGTTTATAGTGCAGTCTTAATTTACCGTCGATTGCCACTGCGTCGTTTGATTGCCGCAGCTCCGGTGCGCGGTGGTCGACGCAGCACAACGCCATCCTCATTCACATGCAATCCCGCCTCGTTGCCAGCTCCATCGACGCCATCGCCAGCTGTTCCTCTGCCCTCGGTGGCCGTGTAAAGCTCCTCGGTCTGCGTCAATTCGTCACCAGCCACAGCGCCACTCAACACCTAAAACGCAAATCAAAAAGGGAATTAGTTGGAGACATACAGATAACACTAATGTTGTCTGATAAAACAAAGCTCATTATCTAGCTACGCGTAACAAGTAACGCAATTGCAAAATGGACTTAGATAAGTTTACAAAGTTCAAAGAAGTCGTTCAAATGATAAGCAATAAAACACAACTACAGGAAGTCTTAAACAGTTTCAATGGCTTACCGATGAGGTGTCGCCGCGGCTCGTCTCTTCTTTGGGATAGCAATTCATTTGGATTTGTATATATCGTTGAGGCACATCGCTGCGTCGCACGGTGGCCAAACGATGTGGACGCAGCGTcgcatcgtcatcatcatcgctgtCCGAGTAAACAAAGCAACTGGGTCCCGACTTCGAGCGATTAATGCCCTTCTCGAACAGCTGGCGGCCCTGTTCAAATGGCTTATGCTGCTCCCTGCTAGGAGCAGTGGAAGCAAAGGCTGAACCGCTCTTCTGCAGCGCATACTGACGCTGCGAGGAACGCGGCGAGTCGATGCTGCTGCGCAAATGCATCGTATCATTGATCAAGGCGGGATCTATGGAGCGCAGAGCATGCTCGCAGTTAAAGCTCTTGCTCATCACTGAATTCTCGCCATAGAGCTTGAGGGAATCGTGTATGCGCGATGGATCAATGGGTTGATTGCGTTTCAGCGTATCTTCATTGGGCTcttgaaatgaatttgcacCATTTACATAATCCTGATGCACGCTGCGTTTAAAGTCCTCGAAATCCATCGGTTTCAGCGTCGCATCATCGGATGTCTTGTACTCATCCAATGTGGTGTTTGTAGTGGTCACTGTGCTGGTGTTTTGGGTGTTTGTATTAGCAGTCAAGGAGTCGGTGGCCGTCATAAAGTTATCCGAGCTGCTTGTTGtggtcgtcgttgttgttggcgatGAGGCcgaattaatttgattattctGCGTGGCCGTGGAGGAGGAAGAACTGCTTTCGGTACAGGTTTTGCTGGGCGAACTCTCGCTGGAAGATTGCGACGACGATGAGGGCAATTTGACCGGCATTGTTTCATAGTTTTTATCCTTTTCGGTGTGACGTCGCTCCACCTGCAGCAGATCATCAATGTCATCCCAGTCTAGCTTCTCCAGATTGCCCAGCTTCGAAGGCAACGTGCTGGACACACAACTTGTGCTGGCCGTAACCGCTTCGGTGCCACTGCCAATCAACGTGCTCGACGAATCCGTTGTGGTTGTATCCTCCTCGTCATTGTCCGCATTCGATGACTGACCATTGGGCAACTGTCCACTGCCTGTTGTGTTGGCGGAGGCATCTTCAGGCGTTGTCGGCAGCTCGGAAATCTCATTTAAACTGCACGAATCAAAGGTCATGCTCTCTGAGAGTGAAATGTCCGTGGAGAGCGGATCCACCTCGCTAGCTGTTGTTGTAGGCGGTGCCACCGAATCGCTGGCCTCATTCTCCTTATCCGAGCAGCTTTCCTGCAACGTGAAAAACGTTAAAAGAGTGTCTAACCAAGTTTAATTCACAAACTTACATCCGCTGCTTTGGAAGTGCGACACGAATTACGTTTGCGCACTATGAACGTGCGCTGATCGTCGTCCTCCTTCAGATGTATGACGCCCTGGACGCCCCAGAAGACACGCAGCGGTCCTTCAAGCACCAAGCGATTGTTCACTTCCCTGCTGCGTATCTCGAGACTTTTATTGTCGTAAAACTGATTATAGACCTGTAAAGgagttttaattaataaactgcatattcatataaatCCAACTGCACCTTTAGCTTGGACTCCAAGTGATCGCGCGGCAAGGCGGGTCCATTAACCTGTGCGGCAACGGGTTTCTGGGTGCCTTTAACGCCATAGCTCTTGTGTGACTCAACACGCGTGCCGTGACCAAAAAAGCTGGGGACCAAACAGCGCACCATAGCAGGGCACATGACAATAAGGCACTCCTTTATGCTGTAGAATGGaaatgcaatatgcaaatgGTTAATTAATTGTACCTTAAATGGAATACAGTGAAATCTCGCTTAGCTAGAAAGTTCAATTAGATGATTCATTCCTGAACTTTTTTTCTATATGTGATGTAAATGGTAAATCCTAGGAGGCTACCATTCTTACTGaacatttacaacaatttacattttatgatCTTATCCCTCAGGGAGGGATCACTTATTCTATGACACATGGATAATAATATATCAGTGCAACTTTCGTAATTTCACCTATTGCTCCTATTTGACCTTCCTCGCGAGAATTCACTGTACTATATCATATgctaatgatgatgattaccTCTGCATGCTGGCCGGGATTGAGACGCTTGCCGCACTCCTCGCAACGCAAACATTCCGGATGCCAGTCGTAGCCCAGAGACTGTTTACGTTCCGCTGTGTTAGACACACAAGATCAAAATATGTGTTATTTGGAATTTAGTgttatttaaacaaatgcgCCATGCACATTTAAAGGGgcgcgtgtgtttgtgtgtgagaatgtgtgtgggtgttaaAAATTACCAAAGTAAACGGGTTTGCCGCACTTGTGGCACTTCCACATTCCAATTTCGCAGTCACTCGGTCGCTTAGGTCAACGTTTCCTTTCCTGGTGCGCGGGgcgtgttgtttgttgtgttttatgaCGTCACAACGCCGAGATATTTTGTATGCAGGTTGAACACGGAAGacacgtaaaaaaaaaatcgcacGTAGAACAAGAAGAACACAAGACAAGACAAAGGGTAAACAAATGGACGACGACTGCGGCGACGACTTATTGGGCGACGCGTTTCAGCGCTTTACTTTCATAGTTTTAGCATAGTAAGATTGATGTGACACATTCACATTGCACATAGAACGTTTGTGCATTGATAATAACTGTGTTTTtatacaaacaattttatattacacaaaataaaaaacgggCACCACGGCgaaagaagcagaagaaccAAAGGCAGTGCGCCAGTACTGCATAATGAGCCAGAGCGGCAATGCAGTGTTGATCAACGTAAGGCTAGCAGTATATTGCTTGTTAGGCAAATTTAGTGCGTTATTAAGCGCGAATAGAAAGTGAGACGACGacgattatttttgttgtgtgttttgtgtgcgcGTCGCTTTGTGTCagtgttgtgtttttctttttcttgttgttgttgttaattatcTGTTGTAATACGTCTGtcttgttaattaatttagtaATTCAGGCTGCAGTCTGCTGATGACTGCAAAGCAGTCGCCCACATTTAGGGCCTCGCCGCACATTAATCGCTCGCTCTCTGGAAACCCAATCAATTTTTTGGTGCAGagaagaagcaacagctgAAAAATCAGCAGCCAAAATTTTTGCTTCGCCAACAGTGCAAATACTGAGTGATTAAGCCttttcgtgtgtgtgtacgtgtgcgTTAGTTAGTGCttgtatgtgaatgtgtgtgttgccacaATGCGCGCCACAATTGATTTTGAGGAATGCCTAAAGGATTCGCCAAGATTCAGGTGCGTATATCTCCCTCCcatgctctctctccctctcctgcTCTCGCCAATGATAATGCGCATTCTATTTCcgcatttggcatttgcatttgatagCGTAGCGATTATTGAGAGGGGGAGTCTACACAGCATTTATAGCGTGACTGGCTCCGCAATATCGTGCCCTCTTCTCTTACACCCCACCTCCTCCTAACACCCACAACCCGAGCTCAAATTTAGCAGCTAGCGACGCTTAATCATCATCGAACAAACTTTGCACTTGACTTGTAGCTTTGAGAGCGTCGTCAGAGTTTTGGAATTTATCATGCTACTAAAGTAACAAGAAATAACATTAGTTACatgtttctattttttgctAATTGCTGCGGCAATCGATGGCGACCAATGCCAATTTTACAGTTGCTACAGCTGCTTGATAAGATTTCAcccaaaaaacacaacaaaacgaaaactaaaGGCGATCTCGACTCTTCCAAACAGAGCTTTCTCGCTGTtggtgaaatattttaattacccAACTAATTTGATGGCTTTcacaaccagcagcagcagcaacaacatcaaaaaacaagcaacaggTTAACTACTaagtaagaaaaaaaactaaaatagtAGAATCATCCCATCCCATCGTCAGTTTGAAGTTCGCCTTTAATTGCAAGTGCAAACAGCACTTTAATAAAGTGGCATAAATGACAAGCGTCAACATATAAACAAGAGCACAAGCAAGCACAAACTACGACGCAGCCCTGAAGATGCTCCATCCCTCCTTCTGCCTCCTTTGCTTCTCCTTcattaaacacaaaaacacacacacacacacacagagacgcaTCTTCTCGCTCAGTTaatcgacaacgacagcaacgtCGTCGCCCTTTCTTGGCATTACTTTGTTTACACTTATTAAACAATACAATTCTGCTAACGTTGACGATTTTGCCATCCACAGACAATTCGTATCCAAGGAGGAGACGGACATCGAGCACTTGGAGCATCGTCTAGAGAAAATCATCAAGCTGTGCAACGTTGCCGTCGACTCGGGCAAAGAATATGTCAAGAATCAGAGGTAAATTGCGCATTCCTCGCTTATCTTAAATTAtgcatgtttatttttgtatttttatttactacaGCGCCTTTGCCATGTCCTTATGGGATCTGCAGCAGCATTTCCTGGACAACAAGAATGCGCACAATGCGCTGGGTAAACTGATTCACTGCTTCCAGGTAAAATGGGCTTAGAGAATGAATCTATTATTACCTTGATACGACTTAAttgggtttttatttttggaaacAGGAAATGAACAAATTCCATACAACGCTGTTGGATCAGGCGAGTCGAACGGTGCTTAAGAATCTCAATGAGTTTGTCAAAGACGATATCAATCAGGTCAAGGACTACAAAGGACACTTTCTCAAGGTCTCCGAGGGCTACGACAATGCGCTCATCAAGAACGCGCAGGTGagtagcaaataaatattatacaataccaaatattaatattctcaAATGACAGGCTAGCAAAAATCGACCACAGGAGGTTCAAGAAGCTGCGAATATTTTGTC
Coding sequences:
- the LOC133835771 gene encoding LOW QUALITY PROTEIN: uncharacterized protein LOC133835771 (The sequence of the model RefSeq protein was modified relative to this genomic sequence to represent the inferred CDS: deleted 1 base in 1 codon), encoding MWKCHKCGKPVYFAERKQSLGYDWHPECLRCEECGKRLNPGQHAEHKGVPYCHVPCYGALFGPQLFGHGTRVESHKSYGVKGTQKPVAAQVNGPALPRDHLESKLKVYNQFYDNKSLEIRSREVNNRLVLEGPLRVFWGVQGVIHLKEDDDQRTFIVRKRNSCRTSKAADESCSDKENEASDSVAPPTTTASEVDPLSTDISLSESMTFDSCSLNEISELPTTPEDASANTTGSGQLPNGQSSNADNDEEDTTTTDSSSTLIGSGTEAVTASTSCVSSTLPSKLGNLEKLDWDDIDDLLQVERRHTEKDKNYETMPVKLPSSSSQSSSESSPSKTCTESSSSSSTATQNNQINSASSPTTTTTTTSSSDNFMTATDSLTANTNTQNTSTVTTTNTTLDEYKTSDDATLKPMDFEDFKRSVHQDYVNGANSFQEPNEDTLKRNQPIDPSRIHDSLKLYGENSVMSKSFNCEHALRSIDPALINDTMHLRSSIDSPRSSQRQYALQKSGSAFASTAPSREQHKPFEQGRQLFEKGINRSKSGPSCFVYSDSDDDDDATLRPHRLATVRRSDVPQRYIQIQMNCYPKEETSRGDTSSVLSGAVAGDELTQTEELYTATEGRGTAGDGVDGAGNEAGLHVNEDGVVLRRPPRTGAAAIKRRSGNRRSRTKLKRRCSINGHFYNRETSFFTPPYGSQMSVWVTSLVTTQEVINLVLEKYKVDSAAENFSLFIVRDNGEQKRLKDNEYPLITRITLGPHEDVARLFLVDARKTDEISNEVAQFLNLSLPECRAILAGYDQELAREVVKIKERYSELRRRIVTRMESLKVHL